Proteins encoded by one window of Musa acuminata AAA Group cultivar baxijiao chromosome BXJ2-9, Cavendish_Baxijiao_AAA, whole genome shotgun sequence:
- the LOC103998249 gene encoding ubiquitin-conjugating enzyme E2 19 has protein sequence MTRRENPDVHDNIPTTTPAAAATAPSAAKQPAPVAKGPDGHSVLKRLQSELMSLMMCGDPGISAFPEGDNIFCWKGTIHGSKETAYQGMVYKLSFAFPTDYPMKPPKVKFETACFHPNVDVYGNICLDILQDKWSSAYDVRTILLSIQSLLGEPNNESPLNTQAAALWVNQEEFRKMVEKLCKPT, from the exons ATGACGAGGAGAGAGAACCCCGACGTCCACGACAACATCCCCACTAccacccccgccgccgccgccactgcTCCCTCGGCTGCCAAGCAGCCGGCTCCTGTCGCCAAGGGCCCCGACGGCCACTCTGTCCTGAAGAG ATTGCAGTCGGAGCTCATGTCCTTGATG ATGTGTGGGGATCCGGGGATATCAGCCTTTCCGGAGGGAGACAACATCTTTTGTTGGAAAGGGACCATTCATGGCAGCAAAGAGACAGCGTACCAAGGCATGGTCTACAAGCTCTCCTTCGCCTTCCCCACTGACTACCCGATGAAGCCTCCAAAGGTGAAGTTTGAGACCGCCTGCTTCCATCCCAACGTCGACGTCTACGGCAACATCTGCTTGGACATTCTTCAG GATAAATGGTCATCTGCGTATGATGTGAGAACCATTCTGCTGTCAATCCAGAGCCTTTTGGGAG AACCCAACAATGAGTCGCCTCTCAACACCCAAGCAGCAGCACTTTGGGTGAATCAAGAGG AGTTCAGGAAGATGGTGGAGAAGCTGTGCAAGCCAACCTAG
- the LOC135586174 gene encoding uncharacterized protein LOC135586174 isoform X1, giving the protein MSSLSGWKAGTKLLRINFKSTGQYFRFFSTGHAHSSPSLKVNHQELIEVKGDALYDVRKGNHVGPYLSLSDCQSQVSSLISDPPVIGYQGYSLEKEAETYFASCGLKNALYLLNAKDLKEDLFGILVPCPFQEPTVASPIADLPEKISVTTDEPVKEHLKLEYSSQQKQPSDNSMSCTLEFDGAPAGKASKGGAGVILRTEDGSVISRLREGLGAVTNDTADYRALILGLRHALKKGFKQIHVLGDSQLVCMQVQGLSKAKNKNLVDLCEEAKALKEMFVSFSISHIKKMICRRTRKRSETFYFQLLKMKMGQLCCCCGCLRFSHTLLFSFSLSINVIWPMGWSDAEKVN; this is encoded by the exons ATGAGTTCATTGTCTGGCTGGAAAGCTGGAACTAAATTGCTCAGAATAAATTTCAAGTCAACTGGACAATATTTCCGCTTCTTCTCTACTGGGCATGCACATTCTTCGCCATCTCTGAAAGTAAATCACCAAGAATTGATCGAGGTAAAAGGCGATGCTTTGTATGATGTTAGGAAAGGGAATCATGTTGGTCCCTACCTGAGTTTAAGTGACTGTCAATCTCAAGTTAGCTCCTTG ATAAGTGATCCTCCTGTTATTGGATACCAAGGTTATTCACTTGAGAAAGAAGCAGAGACATATTTTGCTTCCTGTGGATTAAAGAATGCTCTATATTTATTGAATGCAAAGGATTTAAAAGAGGATCTCTTTGGAATCCTAGTTCCTTGTCCTTTTCAG GAACCTACTGTAGCTAGTCCTATCGCAGATTTGCCTGAAAAGATTAGTGTTACCACAGATGAACCAGTGAAGGAACATCTCAAATTGGAGTATTCCAGCCAACAAAAACAACCATCTGATAATTCT ATGTCATGTACTCTTGAATTTGATGGGGCCCCAGCAGGAAAAGCTAGTAAAGGTGGTGCTGGTGTAATCCTTCGAACTGAAGATGGAAGTGTG ATTTCTCGACTCCGTGAAGGCTTGGGTGCTGTGACCAATGACACTGCTGACTACAGGGCATTAATTTTAGGCCTGAGGCATGCTCTTAAAAAAGGATTTAAGCAAATTCATGTCCTAGGTGACTCTCAGCTTGTCTGTATGCAG GTGCAAGGTTTGTCTAAAGCCAAGAACAAGAATCTTGTTGACTTGTGTGAGGAAGCCAAAGCACTCAAGGAGATGTTTGTATCATTTAGTATAAGCCACATTAAAAAG ATGATATGTCGTAGAACGAGAAAAAGAAGTGAAACGTTCTACTTTCAACTGTTGAAGATGAAGATGGGACAATTATGCTGCTGCTGTGGCTGCCTTCGGTTTAGtcacactcttctcttctctttctctttgagTATTAATGTAATTTGGCCTATGGGTTGGTCCGACGCCGAGAAGGTAAACTAg
- the LOC135586174 gene encoding uncharacterized protein LOC135586174 isoform X3: protein MSSLSGWKAGTKLLRINFKSTGQYFRFFSTGHAHSSPSLKVNHQELIEISDPPVIGYQGYSLEKEAETYFASCGLKNALYLLNAKDLKEDLFGILVPCPFQEPTVASPIADLPEKISVTTDEPVKEHLKLEYSSQQKQPSDNSMSCTLEFDGAPAGKASKGGAGVILRTEDGSVISRLREGLGAVTNDTADYRALILGLRHALKKGFKQIHVLGDSQLVCMQVQGLSKAKNKNLVDLCEEAKALKEMFVSFSISHIKKMICRRTRKRSETFYFQLLKMKMGQLCCCCGCLRFSHTLLFSFSLSINVIWPMGWSDAEKVN, encoded by the exons ATGAGTTCATTGTCTGGCTGGAAAGCTGGAACTAAATTGCTCAGAATAAATTTCAAGTCAACTGGACAATATTTCCGCTTCTTCTCTACTGGGCATGCACATTCTTCGCCATCTCTGAAAGTAAATCACCAAGAATTGATCGAG ATAAGTGATCCTCCTGTTATTGGATACCAAGGTTATTCACTTGAGAAAGAAGCAGAGACATATTTTGCTTCCTGTGGATTAAAGAATGCTCTATATTTATTGAATGCAAAGGATTTAAAAGAGGATCTCTTTGGAATCCTAGTTCCTTGTCCTTTTCAG GAACCTACTGTAGCTAGTCCTATCGCAGATTTGCCTGAAAAGATTAGTGTTACCACAGATGAACCAGTGAAGGAACATCTCAAATTGGAGTATTCCAGCCAACAAAAACAACCATCTGATAATTCT ATGTCATGTACTCTTGAATTTGATGGGGCCCCAGCAGGAAAAGCTAGTAAAGGTGGTGCTGGTGTAATCCTTCGAACTGAAGATGGAAGTGTG ATTTCTCGACTCCGTGAAGGCTTGGGTGCTGTGACCAATGACACTGCTGACTACAGGGCATTAATTTTAGGCCTGAGGCATGCTCTTAAAAAAGGATTTAAGCAAATTCATGTCCTAGGTGACTCTCAGCTTGTCTGTATGCAG GTGCAAGGTTTGTCTAAAGCCAAGAACAAGAATCTTGTTGACTTGTGTGAGGAAGCCAAAGCACTCAAGGAGATGTTTGTATCATTTAGTATAAGCCACATTAAAAAG ATGATATGTCGTAGAACGAGAAAAAGAAGTGAAACGTTCTACTTTCAACTGTTGAAGATGAAGATGGGACAATTATGCTGCTGCTGTGGCTGCCTTCGGTTTAGtcacactcttctcttctctttctctttgagTATTAATGTAATTTGGCCTATGGGTTGGTCCGACGCCGAGAAGGTAAACTAg
- the LOC135586174 gene encoding uncharacterized protein LOC135586174 isoform X2: MSSLSGWKAGTKLLRINFKSTGQYFRFFSTGHAHSSPSLKVNHQELIEVKGDALYDVRKGNHVGPYLSLSDCQSQVSSLISDPPVIGYQGYSLEKEAETYFASCGLKNALYLLNAKDLKEDLFGILVPCPFQEPTVASPIADLPEKISVTTDEPVKEHLKLEYSSQQKQPSDNSMSCTLEFDGAPAGKASKGGAGVILRTEDGSVISRLREGLGAVTNDTADYRALILGLRHALKKGFKQIHVLGDSQLVCMQVQGLSKAKNKNLVDLCEEAKALKEMFVSFSISHIKKAMNSDAGSQAALAIDLPVGEVLEESSETRLS, encoded by the exons ATGAGTTCATTGTCTGGCTGGAAAGCTGGAACTAAATTGCTCAGAATAAATTTCAAGTCAACTGGACAATATTTCCGCTTCTTCTCTACTGGGCATGCACATTCTTCGCCATCTCTGAAAGTAAATCACCAAGAATTGATCGAGGTAAAAGGCGATGCTTTGTATGATGTTAGGAAAGGGAATCATGTTGGTCCCTACCTGAGTTTAAGTGACTGTCAATCTCAAGTTAGCTCCTTG ATAAGTGATCCTCCTGTTATTGGATACCAAGGTTATTCACTTGAGAAAGAAGCAGAGACATATTTTGCTTCCTGTGGATTAAAGAATGCTCTATATTTATTGAATGCAAAGGATTTAAAAGAGGATCTCTTTGGAATCCTAGTTCCTTGTCCTTTTCAG GAACCTACTGTAGCTAGTCCTATCGCAGATTTGCCTGAAAAGATTAGTGTTACCACAGATGAACCAGTGAAGGAACATCTCAAATTGGAGTATTCCAGCCAACAAAAACAACCATCTGATAATTCT ATGTCATGTACTCTTGAATTTGATGGGGCCCCAGCAGGAAAAGCTAGTAAAGGTGGTGCTGGTGTAATCCTTCGAACTGAAGATGGAAGTGTG ATTTCTCGACTCCGTGAAGGCTTGGGTGCTGTGACCAATGACACTGCTGACTACAGGGCATTAATTTTAGGCCTGAGGCATGCTCTTAAAAAAGGATTTAAGCAAATTCATGTCCTAGGTGACTCTCAGCTTGTCTGTATGCAG GTGCAAGGTTTGTCTAAAGCCAAGAACAAGAATCTTGTTGACTTGTGTGAGGAAGCCAAAGCACTCAAGGAGATGTTTGTATCATTTAGTATAAGCCACATTAAAAAG GCAATGAATTCTGATGCTGGTTCCCAGGCAGCTTTAGCTATAGATCTTCCAG TTGGTGAAGTCCTTGAGGAGTCTAGTGAGACTCGCTTATCATGA